From a region of the Helianthus annuus cultivar XRQ/B chromosome 5, HanXRQr2.0-SUNRISE, whole genome shotgun sequence genome:
- the LOC110941315 gene encoding uncharacterized protein LOC110941315: MQEYISKNKEEVSVVLIVQFDSFHDYKGNINVANAYYITKLFINERNKGIVNFKRSYIGKLLLQHHRLIVLPASLGSHLMKTSSYIRLFLSTIGQIRETAQVMHVIVVGTLKVVDKDSEW, encoded by the exons ATGCAAGAGTACATCTCCAAAAATAAGGAAGAAGTAAGTGTTGTACTTATTGTTCAGTTTGATAGCTTCCATGACTACAAAG gcAACATCAATGTCGCAAATGCGTACTACATTACTAAGTTGTTCATCAATGAACGCAATAAAGGGATTGTTAATTTCAAAAGAAG TTACATTGGAAAACTTCTGTTACAACATCATCGACTCATCGTTCTGCCAGCCAGTCTGGGGTCACATCTAATGAAGACGAGTTCTTACATAAGACTTTTTCTCAGCACCATTGGTCAGATTAGGGAAACTGCTCAG GTTATGCATGTTATTGTTGTTGGTACTTTGAAGGTTGTAGACAAAGATAGCGAATGGTAA